The nucleotide window GGCGCTGGCAGCCACAAACACAGAAAATGTAAAACGCTAGCAGACTAATGATTCCTATATCAGCTACAACCCTAGCTGCTCTCGGGTCAGCTCCTGCAGGTCAATAAAGTCTGGTTCTGATAGGCCCACATGGTCAAGCACAGTTTCTCTGATGCGCTCCCACTCATAGTCTGTTTCATGTTTTCCCAGGCTATGATAAAGCTTACAAATATGTTCAGCCATCTTCAGTAAGCACACTAGGTCATCCTGATCATTACCCTTAAAATAAGCAGATTTATCTTCTGTTGAGGTTAAATGGTGATGATCTCTGATAATTTCAGCGACATCTTTGTTAAGCTGCCAAGCTTTCGCCACATAGTAACCAACAATACAGTGGTTGGTTTTAAGCTCCGCGCTTTCGAGTTCTGCTATGTTCTCAATACCCTCACCATATGACTGATGACAAACTTCCATATAATTCGGAAATTTCTGCAGCATTAAGGGAATACCACAATTATGAAATAAGCCAATCAGATAAGCGTCATCCACAGCCAGAATATTGAGTTGCCTGGCTAATAGCACCATCGCTAGTGATACATCTTTAGAACCTTGCCAAAAACTTTCCAATGCTTCTGTATCTACATGGTCATAAGCACGTTTCAACATCAGGCCATTAATAATATTGATTACATAACCACGCCCTAGCAGCATTACCGCCTGATGAATCGAGTTAATGACTTTTGGCCTTGCAAAAGCAGGTGAATTGATGGTTTTAAGTACTTGAGCACCAATACCTGGATCAGTACTAATGATTTCAGCAAATTTTTTTAGATCTTCCCCAGCCTCTTTGATCTGAATCATCAACTTGGGTTGAGGAGGAATAAAAATACCTTTTAAATCAAAATCTTCTGCTGGGTTCATAGCCAACATAACAACTACTAGTGATTAATGGTTTATGATTCAGTTTAGCCAGACAACTTCAACCATCAAGCTTCACAACAATAACTTTTACCTCAACTTCTTATAAGAATTTGACTATTTATCTGATTATGGTTTACTAGCCAGTCGCTTAAAAATTGCCTGGCCAAGAAATGATGTTTGAAGCCTTCACAACTGACAACTTCAAAAAACTGTTCCAACGTAACCAGCTAGATAGCTTTGAATCAATCTGGTCATTAACTACCGAGTGGTTTGAACAACCTAATCGACGACGTAATGGCTGGAGTGGTGTGATTCAATATCATTTACAAGCTAAAGACCAGCAAGTAGTAAATAAAAACGCAGCTACCAAAGAAAATTACCCAGAAAAGAATTCATCATCACTACAGGTTTTTATTAAGCGCCAAGAAAACCACAATGCCCGAAGCTTAGCCCACCCTTTTCGTGGTGAGCCTACTTTTTTTCGGGAATATAAAAATATTTGTAAATTACAGAAACGTCAGTTAGCAACCCTAACACCCGTATATTATGGTGAACGCCGTATAAAACACCAACATCAGGCTATTTTAATCACTCAAGCATTGGTTAATCATGTTAATTTATTTGATTGGTATAAACAAAAACCTACAGAAGCCTCACGACAACAAATAATTCAATATATTGCTGAGTGGGCTGTTCAATTGCATAGCCATAAACTATGCCACTTTTGTTTATACCCTAACCATATTTTTGTATCACTTGATCCAGATGACCAACAGCCAGTTAAGGTGATTGATCTTGAAAAGCTAAGATATTTACCTAGCAAGTATTGGCGAGCCAATAAAGATCTAAAATGTTTTTTAAGGCATAGTAGCGCTTTACCTGAACAAGATAAAAAACTATTTCTGGACATCTATTTTTCTTACTATCCAGAGTTACAAAAAACCAAACAGCAGCTGATGGATTATATAGCCCGCTAAAACAACAACACCTGTCAAGGAAAGCATGTATACCCCAAGAGCAGGGTTTTTATGAAGTCAGCACCAAATAAATTTCAACAGCGACTTGTTGTAATTGCCCTAGGTAGTTTGGCAATGCTCATGACACTGCTATGGTTTGCACAACACACACGAGACTCAGCTTATATTACGTTACAACAACAAGCACAGAATGAACTAGCCCGTTACCGAATAACCCTTCAAGGTATTTTGGCAAAGTATGAGTCTCTTCCCCAACTGCTGGCTTCACACCCCTTACTAGAAGCTTATGCAGCTCAACCATCAAACCAGTCTATTGATCAAATCAACAATTTATTTGCAACCACCGCAGCACTGACAGGTGCTGCTAATATCTATTTACTGGATAGCTCTGGATTAACTGTTGCAGCCAATAATTGGAGCCAGCCTACCAGCTTCATTGGGCGTAATTTTAACTATCGTCCTTATTTTTTGCAGGCATTACAGGGAAAAGCGGGGCGTTACTATGCTATTGGCACTACATCAAAACAACGTGGCTATTACTTCTCTTTCCCTATTCGACATAACCAACAAACAGTGGCTGTGATTGTCGTAAAAGTAAGCCTGAGCAACATAGAAAGTCGCTGGGAAACTGCCTGGGAAAGAAACCAGCCCCAGCTGGTAGTAGCCGACCCTGATGGCATTATATTTATTAGTAGCCGCTCTCAATGGCGATTTAAATCGTTACAGCCCTTATCAATGAGCCAACTCAGGCGTTTACGCCAAACCAGGCGTTATGGTGATAAAACAATAGCAGCATTAGCCTTAACTACAGAACCACTTTCATCCATCTTTAGTCCTGCAACAGCAATACTGACTATTCCCGAACCTGATGGCACAGAAAGACAATATTTAGCCAGCCACCTGGATATGCCAGAAGCGGGTTGGCGGGTTTATATCTTACTGGACTTAGCATCAGCTCACAGAGACAGCTGGTTTACACTAATATTAGTCGCAACTTTGCTCACATTAGGGCTACTGGTTATATTATTTATCATTGAAAAAATTAATAACGAGCGCCAATTGAGAGAAGCAAGGGATTTACTTGAAACCCGTGTGATGGCAAGAACAGCTGACTTAACTGCCAGCAACGAGCGGTTATTAGAAGAAATTGAAGAGCGGGAAAAAACAGCCGCTGAATTAAAACAAACTCAAGATGAGTTGATTCAGGCTGCTAAGCTGGCTCTATTAGGCCAAATGTCTGCTGGCATTAATCACGAACTTAATCAACCATTAACGGCAATTCAGGCTTATGCCGATAATGCACGAAAGTTTTTAACAAAAAACCGGCAAGCTGAAGCAGAGGATAATCTTGGTCAAATCAGTTTGTTATGCAAAAAAATGGCAAATATTATTGCCCAATTTAAAGTTTTCTCTCGAAAAACATCTGGCACCTTATTACCAGTAGAAGTTATCAACTGTATAACTGAATCGCTACGCCTGCTTGACAACCAAATAAAACGTAACCAAATAGAATACACGGTCAATACAAAACTTGATGAAGCCTTTATTTTAGGGGATGCCGTCCGGCTGGAACAGGTTTTTGTTAATTTGCTTTCTAATGCTATTCAAGAACTCAGTGAAAGTACTAAAAAAGTCATAACAATTAATGTTGAAACGAGCAATATTGAAAAAAATACTGTAGAAACAAACAATAACCAACTAATTATTCAATTTAGTGACTCAGGCCCGGGCATTACCAATGTAAAAAAAATATTTGAGCCATTTTATACTACAAAAGAGATTAGCCTTGGGTTAGGTTTAGGGCTGACCATTTCAAAGCGTATTATTGAGTCATTTAATGGCCAGTTAACCGCAACAAACCACCCGGCTGGAGGTGCCGTTTTTAGTGTAGAGTTACCTCTATACAAAGGCGCCCCTACAAATGAAAAAGAAAGCAAGTTGTGAACAATGAGTGTACTATGAAAGGTCTTATTTGGTTTATTGATGATGACGAACATATACGACGCGTCGTCCAACAAAGCCTATCGCTGGCAGATTATGAAGTAACCACTTTTGAATCTGCCTCAGCAGTACTAAAAGCTTATCAACCAGACTGGCCAGGCATTATTATCACCGATATCAATATGCCAGGGATTTCTGGCATTGAACTGCTAAAACAGATATTACAGCAGGATGCTACCCAACCAGTTATTTTGCTAACCGGCCATGGCGATATTTCCACTGCAGTAAAAGCGATGCAAGCAGGCGCTTATGACTTTATTGAAAAACCATTTGACTCCGATTTAATTCTAGATGTCGTGCGTCGAGCCTTAGAAAAACGACAGCTTACCATTGAAAACCAACAGCTAAAAGTTGAGGTCGCCACGCAAAGTGCACCAGGCCCTAGAATTTTGGGTAATAATACAGCCATAGGTAACTTGCGCCGGCTAATCCACCAAATAATGAATACGCCAACAGATATTCTTATTGAAGGAGAAACAGGCACTGGTAAAGAACTCATTGCCCGTTATTTACATGAGCACAGCAACCGCGCCAAACACCATTTTGTTGCCATTAATTGCGGCGCTATTCCCGAACACCTAATTGAAAGCGAGCTATTTGGCCATACCGCTGGAGCCTTTACCAGCGCAGAACAAAAACGTATTGGTAAACTAGAATATGCTAATGGCGGCACCCTGTTTTTAGATGAAATTGAAAGCATGCCTCTCAATTTGCAAATAAAACTGCTCAGGGTTTTAGAAGAACGACAGGTGCAACCTTTAGGCTCCAACCGTTTAATTGATCTGGATATTCGCGTAGTAGCTGCAACTAAAGAAGACTTGCTGGCAAAAAGTGAGCAAGGTGAATTTAGAAATGACCTGTATTACCGGCTTAATGTCCTTACTATTAAAATTCCACCCTTACGCGAACGGCTTGATGATGTCCCATTGCTTTTTCAGCACTTTGCATCGGTAGCCGCCGCCCGATATGGCCGTGAATTTAGTCCAATTACCACCGAGCAACAACAAGCCCTATTACAACATGATTGGCCAGGTAATGTCAGGGAACTAAGAAACTGGGCTGAGCGCTATGTACTAATAGGCAACGACTGGCGCATAGAATTACCTGGTAGCCAGGCTATTGAAGATATTCAAAGTCGGCAAACCCTACCCGAAAAAGTTGAACGATTTGAGCAAGCCTTAATCGAAGAAGCATTAAAACAACACCAAGGTAGCATTAAAGAAACCATGGTAAGTTTAGGCCTGCCACGAAAAACCTTATACGACAAAATGAAAAAATACGGACTAACCCGCCAGGACTATTTAACGTAATGGGCGGGTTTCCACCCATTCCATACTGACTAATGGATGAGTTCTCACCCACTAAGACTAGGCTACACCTCTTCCACCCTCTTTTCACATAACTTAATTAGTTGATTAATAAGAACTATTTACTTTTTATTAAAGTTGGCCCCATACTTGCTGACTCATACTTACTGATAGTTAGTAGACCATTAGGCAATCATTAACTAGACAACAGTTGGTGATTGATAACTTAGATAATTAAAAAAATCTAAATAACAAAGAAAAACGCAACGAGGACAAATAATGAAATTATTAAAAACAATCGCTGCTTCAGTATCAATTACCTTAGCGAGTGTCACCAGTGTATTAGCAGCCCCTATTGAAATTAAATTTTCTCATGTGGTAGCTGAAAATACGCCTAAAGGAAAAATGGCAACTAAATTTAAAGAGCTAGTTGAACAGCGCTTATCTGGAAAAGTTGTTGTTAAAGTGTTTCCTAACGCCCAGTTGTTTGGTGACGATAAAGTGCTCGAAGCCATGTTATTAGGTGATGTACAACTAGCAGCCCCTGCTCTATCTAAAATAAAAAAATATAATAAGCAAGTTCAGGTATTTGACTTACCTTTCCTGTTTGATGATATGGCAGCCATTGATCGTTTTCAGCAGGGCCCTGAAGGGAAAAAGCTATTAAAGTCACTAGAAAAACGAGGTTTGGTTGGTCTGGGTTACTTACATAATGGCTTTAAACAACTCTCTGCTAGCTCACCACTGAAAACCCCTGCAGACGCAAAAGGAAAAAAATTCCGTATTATGGCTTCTGATGTTTTAGTCGAACAGTTTAGAGCTGTATCAGCTAACCCCGTTAAAAAACCATTTGCTGAAGTATTTACTTTACTACAAACCAAAGCCATTGATGGTCAGGAAAATACCTGGTCTAACATGTACTCTAAGAAGTTTTATGAAGTACAACCTTATATTACAGAGTCAAACCATGGGGTCTTAGACTATGTGGTACTCAGCTCTAAGGAATTCTGGCTAAGTTTACCTGCCGATATCCGCCCTACTGTCGAAAAAGCACTACAAGAAGCGATTGTTTATGGCAACCAAGTTGCCCTGACTAAAGGCCAGGAAGATAAGCAAGCCATTATCGCTTCAAAACGCTCGCAAGTGGTAACACTAACGCCTGAAGAACGCCAGCAATGGGTTGATGCAATGAAACCCGTTTGGAAAAAGTTTGAAGCAGAATTAGGCAAAGACTTAATTCAAGCAGCAATAAGTGCAAATCAGGGTAAATAACAAAAAGTTTCAACCTCCTAGCAGAGAAGTTGTGTTGGCCCCCTCTCCCTCTAAGAGTGGCACAAAAGGCATTGTTAGCTCCCTCTCCCTCTGGGAGAGGGCTGGGGTGAGGGTAAAGTTACTTTAAAACCACCGCTACGCAAAACAGCCAGCACTCTTTATTTCAATTAAAGTTGCTGTCGCTAGTCTTGCAGTAGCAGACTAGCCCCTCATCCTAACCTTCTCCCCACAGGGGAGAAGGGACTTGATTTAAAGTACTTTCGCGACACTCTCAAGGGGGAGAAGAAATTTAGTTTGAAGTACTTTTGCAATAACCTCAGAGGGAGAGGTTTTTACACTGATTAAGCAGTCAATTACACGAGTAATATTATGAAAAAAATTTTCCAGTGGCTAAATAAACTGGAAGTAGCTATTTTATGCCTGCTTCTGGTATCCATGACTCTTCTGGTATTTATAGAAGTAGTTATGCGGTTTGGTTTTAACCAGGGTTTAATTTGGGCAGAAGAAGCTACCCTTTATTTAGGTGCCTGGTTGGTTTTATTTGGTGCTTCTTACGGTGTTAAAACTGGGGCTCATATAGGTGTTGATGCATTTGTAAAAACACTGCCTTCACTGTACCAACGGTCGGTTGCACTACTCACCATAGTACTTTGTTTGGTGTACTGTGGCTTATTTATTTACGGCGGCTGGATTTATCTCAGCAAACTAAAAATGATTGGCTTGGAAATGGAAGACTTGCCTATCCCCAAGTGGCAAGCATCAAGTATTTTAGTCATTGGCTTTGTTTTACTCGCCATTCGATTTATTCAGGCTGCTATCCAATTAATCAAAGGAGAAACCAATACCCTCCAGTTTGCCAATGAAGCAAAAGAAAGTATGTCGCTGGCTAAAGAAGGGAGTAAAGACTAATGACAACAATTGCCTTATTTACTTTATTATTTTTATTCATGTTGCTCGGCATGCCCGTTGCCGTAGCACTGGGCTTATCCAGCGTATTAACCATTCTATTTTTTTCCGATGTTTCTTTGGCAACCATTGCCTTAAAATTATTTGAGTCTACATCTCATCATTATACTTTGCTGGCTATTCCATTTTTTATCTTATCTTCTGGTTTTTTATCAACTGGCGGTGTAGCAAGACGTTTAATCGATTTTGCCTTAGCAGGTATTGGCCATATTCGAGGTGGCCTGGCCATGGCCTCAGTATTGGCTTGCATGTTATTTGCTGCCGTGTCAGGCTCATCTCCCGCTACGGTTGCTGCTATTGGCTCTATTGTTATAGCTGGTATGGTTCGAGCGGGTTACCCTGAAAAATTTGCTGCTGGAGTAATTGCCAACGCAGGCACTTTAGGTATTTTAATCCCCCCCTCTATTGTTATGTTAGTCTATGCCGCAGCAACAGAGGTTTCTGCTGCTAAAATGTTTATGGCTGGTTTAATTCCTGGGTTATTAATGGGTGGTATTTTATTAGTCGCTATTTATATTGTTGCTCGAATTAAAAACCTACCAGCACAAACATTTCCAGGTTTCAAACAATTTACCATCTCGGCTATTAAAGCAACCGGTGGGCTGTTTTTAATCGTTATTGTGTTAGGTGCAATTTATGGTGGTGTCGCTAGCCCAACAGAAGCAGCCGCCGTTGCAGCCATTTATGCATTTTTGATTGCAGTATTTGGTTATCGGGATATTGGCCCTTTAAAAGACTGTCCATGGCGCACCCCTGACGAATCCATAATAAAGGCTATCACCCGCAATTGCGGGCAAATGGCGTTGGCACTACCTAAGTCGGTAGTGGATGCTGAAGTAAAAAAAGTGGTTTTAGAAGCAGCAAAAGTCAGTGTGATGTTGCTATTTATTATTGCCAATGCCATGTTATTTGCTTATGTATTAACCAACGAGCAAATTCCTCATGCTATTGCTCAAACCATTGTTGAATGGGGGTTACCTGCTTGGGGCTTTTTAATTGTTGTTAATATTCTGCTGCTGATAGCCGGTAATTTCATGGAACCATCAGCCATCTTATTAATCATGGCCCCGATTTTATTCCCAATTGCTATTCAGTTAGGAATTGATCCTATCCATCTGGGAATTATCATGGTTGTTAATATGGAAATTGGTATGCTCACCCCACCCGTAGGACTTAATTTATTTGTTACAGCAGGCATTACCAAACAAAGTATGGGTTGGGTAATCAAAGCCGCTTTGCCCTGGTTAATGCTGTTGCTAGGCTTCTTAATCCTTATCACCTACATTCCATCGATATCGCTGTTTTTACCGGAATATATAGATAAGCTACAAGGGTATTAAACCAACTGAAGGCACATCACAAGGCATACAATGCCTTTTACTCCTTTCAGTATTAAGGGCCATCTACAATAGTAATTTTTAGAGGCCCTTTAATTGAGTCCTCAGATAATCTGAGACATACATTCAATTTCTCAATGTTACCTGCCTTAAGCTTTGACTTTATTGCTAAACGCTTCCTAAAATTTAACCCTATTTATACATAAATATAAAAGTTATTAGCTATCGATGATTTAGCTATTGATAATAAAAATGAAACAACACTAAAAGTATACGCGGGGGAAATATGAGTAGTAAAACTCACCAAACCCAACGGGAGTTTTTCACTAATCCTACCTGGCAAGCCATTTTTGAGAGCAACCACTTTTATGAGTTTGAAGATATATGGCAGTTTCCAGAACAATGGGTAGAACCCCCTAACCAACGAAGAAACGGTTGGAGTGGTGTTTCAAAAATAGAGTTACAATCACCAGCCAGTGAACGGCACCCCATTTTTATCAAAAAACAATTCAACCACAATACCAAAACAATTCGACACCCTATCCAAGGCATTCCGACATTTTCCAGGGAATTCAGTAACCTACAAGTACTTCAACAGCACAATATTCCTACAGCTATTCCGCTGTACTATGGCGAGAGACATCATAAAGATGGTATCCAGGCGATTTTAATCACCCAAGCACTAGAAGGCTATTGCAGCCTTGAACAATGGTATCAACGCTATCGTTCTCAACATTTAGCTTCTTGGCAGCCAGTATTAAAAGCGGTTGCACGATCACTCAAGGGGTTACACGATAAAGGCTATACTCATAACTGTTTATACCCAAAACATATCTTCGTTAATGATGTACCGTCATCCTCCTCTTTCACTGCAAAGCTCATTGATTTAGAAAAAGCCAAGCGCAATCCACTCAGAAAGCAGCGATTTTACAAAGACCTGGCTCGCTTTATTCGCCATACCAAACATATCGCTCAACAAGACTTAGACTATTTTATTAATCAATATTTAAGTCACGGAAAATCACTAAAAAATGAAGCTTCATTTTACAATATCCTAGAGCACCATGTTTCAGAGTATACGCCTATATTAATATAACCATCGCATATCCAGCCTAGACGAAAAGATAGTGGTCCATAACAAGTTTACTCATGTACCACTATCCCAGCTATTTCATCAAATCACCAAGAAAATCCACGTAGCCTAGATAAATAAGCCCCTTTAGCATTCTTGTGATCGTTACAACTTGTACCCAACCCTATTGATCTCATTCATATAGCTAAGACGAATGGTTTTTAGGTGCGGCCATCGAGTGACGAGATCCCATGAGTCTATAAATAATAGGTGATTGGGGCGAGAAATATAGTATCCTTTTGATATAGGGCACCCTACTCCTCTCAAGTGGAATTTGGATATGAAAATACACTTGCCATTCATCATGCTAGCTGGCTCAGTTTTCATTACTGTAGCTACAGAGGGTGCTCAAAAGCAAACTATCATATCTGCTCACCCTGAATTTCCTCCGGTCATGTACAAAAATAAACACAATGCCATTGTGGGGGTTGGCCCTGAATTAGCAGAACGAATTTTATCTGAATTAGGTCATGATGCCCAAAGTAAATTTGTTGGCCCGTGGGTTCGAGTACAAGAAGCAGCAAAAGTAGGAAAAATTGATCTTATAGCAGGCATATATAAAAATGAAGAACGCAAGCAATACTTAACTTATATTCCAACCCCTTTTTTAACAAATCCCGCAGTGATTTTTGTCAAGAAAGGTAACGCATTTCCTTTTAAACAATGGAATGATTTAAAAGGCCGTAGAGGTGGCGCAATTATTGGTGACAAATTCAAAACCGAATTTGATGAATTTCTTTTAAAAAATAAATCGCTCATTCACTTAGAAAGAGTGAGCACTGTAAAGCAAAATTTCACAAAGCTAATCTTGGGACGAATTGACTTCATACCCTATAGTAAATATGTAGGAACCTTAACTCTAGAAAAAATGAAAATAAGAGATAATATTGAGATTTTACCCGAACCCTTGTATTCCGGATTATTTTACTTTGCCATATCTAAAAAGAGTAAGGAAAACCTTGAAAATCATATTGGTATCATTGACCAAAAAATCGTTAAGTATAAAAAAGATGGAACTGTTGACATGCTAGTGGAAAAATACACCAAAGAGTATATTAAAATGATACAGACAAAATAACCTCCAATTTTTACCACCAGTCACTTCAGTTGGTAAATAGGCATATCTTTGCCACCAAACTTACCACCTTGCTGATAATAAGTTTGCGTAATTTTTTCCGCTTCATGTAACTGTTTCGATGGCTTGGCCCACTGGTCTTCAGGAATAGGCTGTGACCATGTTTGAATTTCTTGTGGTATCTTTTTAACCATTCGTTTTTGCTGCCACCCTTCAAACCAATAAGCAAAGTAACGCCATTGCAGCCAATCGGCCATTTTAAGCTTTTTATACTCCCAGGGCGTAAGGACATTTTCTTTAAAATACTATCGACTGCGAATATATTCAGCCAGGTTAGCTTGCTGGTTCGACTCTGGACAAGCTTCAGGTCCTTCTTCCATAAAATGACGAATACATTCCCATAACATGACACAATTAGCTTCATGTCCCCCTGTGCCCAATTGAAAACCACTCCAAAACTCTTCTTCATTATCAGGGTTTGCCATGGTGAACATCAGAATGGAGGTAGAAGCCATCATAGTGTCACTCGCCACGGTGGCTGTTTCTACCCATACATAGAGCGACTCCCAAGGAATAGTGATAAAGCTATTTTTCTTACCAAAAGGTACAGCGACCTCACGGTGTTGACGATTGAATCGTAGAAAAGGAGATTTTTTTAAGTCTCGATGTGTTTGCCAGATTCCATATATAAATAACATTTCACCAATTAAAAATATCCCTAAAATAAATGCTAATAATAGGAAATCATCTCTATTAAATTGAAAACCAGACATACCTGTAATGAATAACCATACACACAAAAAAATAGAAAACATTATTATTGTAAATAGCCCCAACAGTTCAATTTGAACATGAGTATTTCCGCCACCAACATCCAAATACACATTAGTTTTTTCTTTCATATTACCAACAGTATCGAAAGGTTGCTCTTGAGTGCTTATAGGTAAAGGTGATAATACCAATTTTTCTTGCA belongs to Spartinivicinus poritis and includes:
- a CDS encoding HDOD domain-containing protein, which produces MLAMNPAEDFDLKGIFIPPQPKLMIQIKEAGEDLKKFAEIISTDPGIGAQVLKTINSPAFARPKVINSIHQAVMLLGRGYVINIINGLMLKRAYDHVDTEALESFWQGSKDVSLAMVLLARQLNILAVDDAYLIGLFHNCGIPLMLQKFPNYMEVCHQSYGEGIENIAELESAELKTNHCIVGYYVAKAWQLNKDVAEIIRDHHHLTSTEDKSAYFKGNDQDDLVCLLKMAEHICKLYHSLGKHETDYEWERIRETVLDHVGLSEPDFIDLQELTREQLGL
- a CDS encoding lipopolysaccharide kinase InaA family protein, giving the protein MMFEAFTTDNFKKLFQRNQLDSFESIWSLTTEWFEQPNRRRNGWSGVIQYHLQAKDQQVVNKNAATKENYPEKNSSSLQVFIKRQENHNARSLAHPFRGEPTFFREYKNICKLQKRQLATLTPVYYGERRIKHQHQAILITQALVNHVNLFDWYKQKPTEASRQQIIQYIAEWAVQLHSHKLCHFCLYPNHIFVSLDPDDQQPVKVIDLEKLRYLPSKYWRANKDLKCFLRHSSALPEQDKKLFLDIYFSYYPELQKTKQQLMDYIAR
- a CDS encoding sensor histidine kinase, translated to MKSAPNKFQQRLVVIALGSLAMLMTLLWFAQHTRDSAYITLQQQAQNELARYRITLQGILAKYESLPQLLASHPLLEAYAAQPSNQSIDQINNLFATTAALTGAANIYLLDSSGLTVAANNWSQPTSFIGRNFNYRPYFLQALQGKAGRYYAIGTTSKQRGYYFSFPIRHNQQTVAVIVVKVSLSNIESRWETAWERNQPQLVVADPDGIIFISSRSQWRFKSLQPLSMSQLRRLRQTRRYGDKTIAALALTTEPLSSIFSPATAILTIPEPDGTERQYLASHLDMPEAGWRVYILLDLASAHRDSWFTLILVATLLTLGLLVILFIIEKINNERQLREARDLLETRVMARTADLTASNERLLEEIEEREKTAAELKQTQDELIQAAKLALLGQMSAGINHELNQPLTAIQAYADNARKFLTKNRQAEAEDNLGQISLLCKKMANIIAQFKVFSRKTSGTLLPVEVINCITESLRLLDNQIKRNQIEYTVNTKLDEAFILGDAVRLEQVFVNLLSNAIQELSESTKKVITINVETSNIEKNTVETNNNQLIIQFSDSGPGITNVKKIFEPFYTTKEISLGLGLGLTISKRIIESFNGQLTATNHPAGGAVFSVELPLYKGAPTNEKESKL
- a CDS encoding sigma-54-dependent transcriptional regulator; translation: MKGLIWFIDDDEHIRRVVQQSLSLADYEVTTFESASAVLKAYQPDWPGIIITDINMPGISGIELLKQILQQDATQPVILLTGHGDISTAVKAMQAGAYDFIEKPFDSDLILDVVRRALEKRQLTIENQQLKVEVATQSAPGPRILGNNTAIGNLRRLIHQIMNTPTDILIEGETGTGKELIARYLHEHSNRAKHHFVAINCGAIPEHLIESELFGHTAGAFTSAEQKRIGKLEYANGGTLFLDEIESMPLNLQIKLLRVLEERQVQPLGSNRLIDLDIRVVAATKEDLLAKSEQGEFRNDLYYRLNVLTIKIPPLRERLDDVPLLFQHFASVAAARYGREFSPITTEQQQALLQHDWPGNVRELRNWAERYVLIGNDWRIELPGSQAIEDIQSRQTLPEKVERFEQALIEEALKQHQGSIKETMVSLGLPRKTLYDKMKKYGLTRQDYLT
- a CDS encoding TRAP transporter substrate-binding protein, whose product is MKLLKTIAASVSITLASVTSVLAAPIEIKFSHVVAENTPKGKMATKFKELVEQRLSGKVVVKVFPNAQLFGDDKVLEAMLLGDVQLAAPALSKIKKYNKQVQVFDLPFLFDDMAAIDRFQQGPEGKKLLKSLEKRGLVGLGYLHNGFKQLSASSPLKTPADAKGKKFRIMASDVLVEQFRAVSANPVKKPFAEVFTLLQTKAIDGQENTWSNMYSKKFYEVQPYITESNHGVLDYVVLSSKEFWLSLPADIRPTVEKALQEAIVYGNQVALTKGQEDKQAIIASKRSQVVTLTPEERQQWVDAMKPVWKKFEAELGKDLIQAAISANQGK
- a CDS encoding TRAP transporter small permease, with amino-acid sequence MKKIFQWLNKLEVAILCLLLVSMTLLVFIEVVMRFGFNQGLIWAEEATLYLGAWLVLFGASYGVKTGAHIGVDAFVKTLPSLYQRSVALLTIVLCLVYCGLFIYGGWIYLSKLKMIGLEMEDLPIPKWQASSILVIGFVLLAIRFIQAAIQLIKGETNTLQFANEAKESMSLAKEGSKD
- a CDS encoding TRAP transporter large permease, whose amino-acid sequence is MTTIALFTLLFLFMLLGMPVAVALGLSSVLTILFFSDVSLATIALKLFESTSHHYTLLAIPFFILSSGFLSTGGVARRLIDFALAGIGHIRGGLAMASVLACMLFAAVSGSSPATVAAIGSIVIAGMVRAGYPEKFAAGVIANAGTLGILIPPSIVMLVYAAATEVSAAKMFMAGLIPGLLMGGILLVAIYIVARIKNLPAQTFPGFKQFTISAIKATGGLFLIVIVLGAIYGGVASPTEAAAVAAIYAFLIAVFGYRDIGPLKDCPWRTPDESIIKAITRNCGQMALALPKSVVDAEVKKVVLEAAKVSVMLLFIIANAMLFAYVLTNEQIPHAIAQTIVEWGLPAWGFLIVVNILLLIAGNFMEPSAILLIMAPILFPIAIQLGIDPIHLGIIMVVNMEIGMLTPPVGLNLFVTAGITKQSMGWVIKAALPWLMLLLGFLILITYIPSISLFLPEYIDKLQGY
- a CDS encoding lipopolysaccharide kinase InaA family protein — encoded protein: MSSKTHQTQREFFTNPTWQAIFESNHFYEFEDIWQFPEQWVEPPNQRRNGWSGVSKIELQSPASERHPIFIKKQFNHNTKTIRHPIQGIPTFSREFSNLQVLQQHNIPTAIPLYYGERHHKDGIQAILITQALEGYCSLEQWYQRYRSQHLASWQPVLKAVARSLKGLHDKGYTHNCLYPKHIFVNDVPSSSSFTAKLIDLEKAKRNPLRKQRFYKDLARFIRHTKHIAQQDLDYFINQYLSHGKSLKNEASFYNILEHHVSEYTPILI
- a CDS encoding substrate-binding periplasmic protein, whose translation is MKIHLPFIMLAGSVFITVATEGAQKQTIISAHPEFPPVMYKNKHNAIVGVGPELAERILSELGHDAQSKFVGPWVRVQEAAKVGKIDLIAGIYKNEERKQYLTYIPTPFLTNPAVIFVKKGNAFPFKQWNDLKGRRGGAIIGDKFKTEFDEFLLKNKSLIHLERVSTVKQNFTKLILGRIDFIPYSKYVGTLTLEKMKIRDNIEILPEPLYSGLFYFAISKKSKENLENHIGIIDQKIVKYKKDGTVDMLVEKYTKEYIKMIQTK